In the Arachis ipaensis cultivar K30076 chromosome B10, Araip1.1, whole genome shotgun sequence genome, one interval contains:
- the LOC107621322 gene encoding uncharacterized protein LOC107621322, whose product MVGCVYNVISKVLVRRMRAVMTGLVGETQSAFVKGRKIHDGALIACETVHWLKLRKKEAAIIKLDFQKAYDRVKWSFVDIVLQKMGFGSRWRAWVMECVGTASIIIGEAVRNGRISSLLVGGDNIELSHIQFANDTILFCPPEEESVKNYKRLLRCFELMSGLSINFDKSSLIPINCDQQWVVRMCRLLECKEATLPVRYLGIPLSANPRLVKTWKPIINKVEEKLSL is encoded by the exons ATGGTTGGTTGTGTGTACAATGTGATATCCAAGGTGCTGGTCAGGAGGATGAGAGCAGTGATGACAGGGCTGGTTGGGGAGACTCAGAGTGCGTTTGTCAAAGGTCGCAAAATACATGACGGGGCACTCATTGCGTGTGAAACAGTGCATTGGCTCAAATTAAGAAAAAAGGAGGCAGCAATTATCAAGCTAGACTTTCAGAAGGCATATGATAGAGTTAAGTGGAGCTTTGTAGACATTGTCCTACAGAAAATGGGGTTTGGTAGCCGATGGAGGGCTTGGGTTATGGAATGTGTGGGCACAGCGTCTAT AATAATTGGTGAGGCAGTTAGAAACGGCCGTATTTCTTCTCTATTGGTTGGGGGGGACAACATAGAATTATCGCATATTCAGTTCGCAAATGACACTATTTTGTTCTGTCCGCCTGAGGAGGAGTCTGTCAAAAACTACAAGAGACTGCTACGTTGCTTTGAGCTGATGTCGGGATTGAGCATTAATTTTGACAAATCCAGTCTAATTCCAATCAATTGTGACCAACAATGGGTGGTTCGTATGTGCAGATTGTTAGAGTGCAAGGAAGCTACATTACCAGTTAGATACCTTGGAATTCCGTTAAGTGCTAATCCGAGAttggtgaagacttggaagccAATAATAAATAAGGTGGAAGAGAAACTAAGCTTATAG